A region from the Chlamydiales bacterium genome encodes:
- the cyoD gene encoding cytochrome o ubiquinol oxidase subunit IV → MSSIRDYKLQGTVKTYIWGFLLSVILTLAAFFAVDQKLLTGPSLIYTIVGLGLVQTVIQLVLFLHLGEESKPRWNMLAFFFMLTVLVVIVFGSLWIMYHLNYRMMPMMDMQHQ, encoded by the coding sequence ATGAGCTCAATCCGCGACTACAAACTGCAAGGAACCGTTAAGACTTATATCTGGGGATTTCTCCTTTCGGTTATTCTCACACTTGCGGCTTTTTTTGCTGTCGATCAGAAGCTGCTCACCGGCCCGAGCCTTATCTACACCATCGTCGGTCTTGGCCTGGTTCAAACAGTTATTCAGCTCGTTCTCTTTCTCCACTTGGGAGAAGAGTCGAAGCCGCGCTGGAATATGCTCGCCTTCTTCTTCATGTTAACAGTGCTAGTTGTCATCGTCTTTGGTTCGCTCTGGATCATGTACCACTTAAACTACCGCATGATGCCAATGATGGACATGCAGCATCAATAA
- the cyoE gene encoding protoheme IX farnesyltransferase: MIKTYYKLIKPGIIFGNLVTCIGGFILASKGEINALLLLAAAGGLSLIIASGCVFNNYIDRDADAKMERTRERALVKQTISAPHALIFALILGCAGAAILALFTNLLTLLIALIGFVIYVTAYSLLKYHSTHATLVGAVAGATPPVVGYCAVTGRLDAAALILFAILFLWQMPHFYAIAIYRFQDYAAASIPVLPIRKGVPATRAQIVIYATIFALTTPLLTLFGYTGYLYLAVTSLAALIWLVLCLRKQADEKLWARRVFLFSLPVVTLFSLMISLNV, from the coding sequence TTGATCAAGACCTACTATAAACTGATTAAGCCCGGTATCATCTTTGGCAATCTGGTTACCTGTATTGGTGGCTTTATTCTGGCTTCAAAGGGTGAGATCAACGCTCTGCTCCTTCTGGCAGCAGCCGGTGGACTTTCGCTTATCATCGCCTCGGGCTGCGTCTTTAATAACTATATAGATCGCGACGCCGATGCAAAGATGGAAAGAACGAGAGAGCGAGCGCTTGTAAAGCAGACGATCTCGGCACCTCATGCGCTGATTTTTGCGCTCATTTTGGGATGCGCTGGGGCTGCCATTCTAGCGCTCTTTACCAACTTGTTGACTCTGCTGATTGCTCTTATTGGCTTCGTGATTTATGTCACCGCCTACAGCCTCTTGAAATACCACTCCACTCACGCGACGCTTGTTGGAGCTGTCGCTGGAGCAACCCCGCCCGTTGTCGGCTACTGCGCAGTAACCGGTAGACTTGACGCTGCAGCACTCATCTTGTTTGCTATCCTCTTTCTCTGGCAGATGCCCCACTTCTACGCGATTGCGATCTACCGCTTCCAAGATTACGCAGCAGCATCTATCCCCGTTCTGCCGATACGCAAAGGTGTGCCGGCCACAAGAGCGCAGATAGTAATCTATGCCACCATCTTCGCATTAACCACTCCCCTACTCACCCTTTTCGGCTACACGGGGTATCTCTACCTCGCTGTAACCTCACTTGCAGCCCTCATCTGGCTCGTTCTCTGCCTGCGTAAGCAAGCTGACGAGAAGCTCTGGGCCCGCAGAGTCTTTCTCTTCTCCCTTCCCGTAGTCACCCTCTTCTCTCTAATGATCTCACTAAATGTATGA
- a CDS encoding 3-deoxy-D-manno-octulosonic acid transferase: MLLSFIYDLLLLLLGLVALPKLLWHRIKLGKYRKSLGERLGWRLPPAIEKGEGRVVWIHAVSVGETKAVAPLYKKIRSEMPDAKIVISCVTETGLAEAGRSLPAADSYFFLPIDFSWLIKRILHRIQPDLLILVEGEFWYHLLKFTKLSGAQIALVNGKLSERSFKRFKLFGFFSKLLFSYFDKFCLQSSRYYERFLELGISPEKLLITGNLKLDISPVELTDAERATWQDELGIKRDDRVLVIGSSHDPEEEWLLSALDKVWIEIPKLKVLIVPRHPERFSKVAAQLKARGLSIITYTERAFKKGDERVILIDAMGKLLNCFQLAELAIMGGSFVSHVGGHNIFEPVQVGVPVIFGPHMHTQLDLVDLAITSGAGIQVPLASLPETILDLLQNPSRWKQAHHSCLNVTREARGSTERTWQTLKPLL, encoded by the coding sequence ATGCTTCTTAGTTTTATTTACGATCTTCTACTCCTGCTGCTCGGGTTAGTTGCCCTGCCAAAGCTTCTCTGGCATCGCATTAAACTGGGGAAGTATCGCAAAAGTCTAGGAGAGCGTTTAGGCTGGAGGCTGCCACCTGCAATCGAAAAGGGAGAGGGGAGAGTAGTCTGGATTCACGCCGTCTCGGTAGGTGAGACAAAGGCGGTTGCTCCTCTCTATAAGAAGATCCGATCCGAGATGCCAGATGCAAAAATCGTTATCTCGTGTGTTACAGAGACCGGCCTTGCAGAGGCCGGGCGTTCGCTTCCAGCAGCGGACAGCTACTTCTTTCTGCCGATCGACTTCTCATGGCTTATCAAGCGTATCTTGCACAGAATACAGCCCGATCTCTTAATTCTTGTAGAAGGGGAGTTCTGGTACCACCTGTTAAAATTTACAAAACTCTCTGGCGCGCAGATCGCGCTTGTAAACGGGAAGCTCTCGGAGCGCTCATTTAAGCGATTTAAACTCTTTGGATTCTTCTCAAAACTTCTCTTCTCTTATTTCGATAAGTTCTGCTTGCAGAGCTCGCGTTATTACGAGCGCTTTCTAGAGCTGGGCATCTCTCCAGAAAAGCTGCTCATCACTGGAAATCTAAAGCTCGACATCTCACCCGTAGAGCTCACAGACGCAGAACGTGCCACTTGGCAAGATGAGCTTGGAATAAAGAGAGATGACCGCGTCCTAGTCATCGGTTCATCGCACGACCCCGAAGAGGAGTGGCTCCTCTCCGCACTGGATAAGGTCTGGATAGAAATTCCTAAGCTAAAAGTCCTTATCGTGCCGCGACATCCCGAGCGCTTTTCCAAAGTTGCAGCCCAGTTAAAAGCACGCGGCCTTTCAATTATTACCTATACTGAGCGCGCATTCAAAAAAGGGGATGAGAGGGTCATTCTCATCGATGCGATGGGAAAGCTGCTTAACTGCTTCCAGCTAGCCGAACTCGCCATCATGGGTGGAAGTTTCGTCTCCCATGTAGGTGGACACAATATTTTTGAACCCGTTCAAGTGGGCGTCCCTGTTATTTTTGGCCCTCACATGCACACCCAGCTGGACCTTGTCGATCTCGCTATCACCTCAGGCGCTGGGATTCAAGTTCCACTAGCCAGCCTTCCTGAAACGATCCTTGACCTTCTCCAGAATCCAAGCAGATGGAAGCAGGCCCACCACTCATGCCTAAACGTCACCCGAGAAGCTCGAGGCTCCACCGAGCGCACCTGGCAGACCCTAAAGCCCCTCCTCTGA
- a CDS encoding GNAT family N-acetyltransferase: protein MTIVAIAKSNAHIFDILAQDYEAEFSALTNKEPDFSGFFSLEASWQEPYKGFYLMLKEKPAGFVIVSEVKGRWDIAEFYILPCYRKRGLGRFLATHIFDLFPGPWQVRQIWGAEVAATFWRDVINVYTSGQFTEDRISDPHWGIVTRQLFKS, encoded by the coding sequence ATGACTATTGTTGCCATCGCGAAAAGTAACGCCCATATTTTTGATATCCTGGCTCAAGATTATGAGGCGGAATTTTCTGCTCTTACAAATAAAGAACCCGACTTTTCTGGCTTCTTTAGTCTGGAGGCGAGCTGGCAAGAGCCGTACAAAGGCTTCTACCTGATGCTCAAAGAGAAGCCTGCCGGTTTTGTAATCGTATCAGAAGTAAAAGGGCGCTGGGATATCGCCGAATTCTACATTCTCCCCTGTTATCGCAAACGGGGATTAGGAAGGTTCCTCGCAACGCACATTTTTGACCTCTTTCCTGGCCCTTGGCAGGTAAGGCAGATCTGGGGAGCAGAGGTTGCTGCAACCTTCTGGCGCGACGTGATTAATGTCTATACAAGCGGTCAGTTCACCGAAGATCGAATCAGTGACCCACACTGGGGCATAGTCACCCGCCAACTCTTCAAAAGCTAA
- a CDS encoding class I SAM-dependent methyltransferase, which yields MQQSRWIFCLLVLTVTSVCEADFSSHFKKVGEKRPEECAVKNVDLIYLINLDKRPEKLEKSLSQLKPYGITPHRFSAVSGWDLTAEALNELGVSYKPGMLDSAWAAHFPSRASNSPEMDFLRDECFGKTFFSRWMTLGAIGCTLSHLSILQDAYDSGYETIWIMEDDIAIQEDPRKISTLIEQLDRLVGREGWDVLYTDLDTSDAALYTEANDFQSDLKGDLWFFWRPDMDLSDRSVFAKRTILNDDFMRVGSRMRTHSMIIRRSGMKKILEHEKKQHIYIPYDHEIATVPGIQLVSLRRNLVTHVPSPSDTQTNQFDQKSSWEEHKARVLGELSKIPGWYNPKKAEVVMEFVRENAPKLCVEIGAFGGAVTYPIASTLKFLKSGEVYAIDAWDTPAAIEGMENERTILWWKNLNMEEIKKKFLELLSLKQLQQICHPVLGRSRDALKLFQDGSVDLLYLDGNLSKKGSLEDAQLYYSKVKKGGYIWLDNADSENKKQSIAFLMKNCKWIKERSIGINCILFQKTRENLAQNLVHEHGYWIGTDILHEHQFDRPLAAALAEFFKTEQATSVVDFGCGTGEYVDHFLKEKINCEGYDGNPDSAKISNVPVKVVDLSQPFNLGRRFDWVLSIEVGEHLPKQFERTFIENLHQHNAKGVVLSWAVKGQGGFGHFNEQDNSYIKSIMLEQGYENDLEAEGKLRQAAKLPWFKNTLMVFRKKS from the coding sequence ATGCAACAGAGTAGATGGATCTTCTGCCTTCTGGTTTTGACTGTTACGAGCGTTTGCGAGGCCGATTTTTCTAGTCACTTTAAAAAGGTGGGGGAGAAGAGGCCAGAAGAGTGCGCTGTCAAGAATGTCGATCTCATCTACCTCATCAATCTTGATAAACGTCCAGAGAAGCTCGAAAAGAGCCTATCGCAGCTTAAGCCCTATGGTATCACTCCTCATCGCTTTTCTGCGGTTTCTGGCTGGGATCTCACGGCCGAAGCTCTAAATGAGCTAGGAGTAAGCTACAAACCGGGGATGTTGGATAGCGCATGGGCGGCCCACTTTCCCAGTCGCGCATCCAACTCTCCTGAGATGGACTTCTTAAGAGATGAGTGTTTTGGAAAGACCTTCTTCTCTCGCTGGATGACTTTAGGCGCAATCGGGTGCACGCTCAGTCACCTCTCTATCTTGCAGGACGCCTATGATTCGGGGTATGAGACGATCTGGATCATGGAAGATGATATCGCCATTCAAGAGGATCCTCGAAAGATATCTACACTCATTGAGCAGCTGGATCGGCTCGTTGGAAGAGAGGGGTGGGACGTTCTCTATACTGATCTAGATACTTCCGATGCTGCTCTCTATACCGAAGCAAACGACTTCCAGAGCGATTTAAAGGGGGATCTCTGGTTTTTCTGGAGGCCAGATATGGACCTTTCGGACCGAAGTGTCTTTGCTAAGCGAACAATTCTAAATGACGATTTCATGAGAGTGGGCAGCCGCATGAGAACCCACTCAATGATCATTCGTCGTTCAGGCATGAAAAAGATCTTGGAGCATGAGAAGAAGCAGCACATCTACATTCCCTACGACCATGAGATTGCGACTGTGCCTGGAATTCAGCTGGTTAGTTTGAGACGCAATCTAGTCACGCATGTGCCATCGCCATCTGATACGCAAACCAACCAGTTCGATCAAAAGAGCAGCTGGGAAGAGCACAAAGCGCGAGTGCTCGGCGAGTTGTCGAAGATCCCCGGATGGTACAACCCGAAAAAAGCTGAAGTCGTGATGGAGTTCGTCCGTGAGAATGCTCCTAAACTCTGTGTCGAGATTGGCGCTTTTGGTGGAGCTGTTACCTATCCCATCGCAAGCACGCTTAAATTTTTAAAGAGTGGAGAGGTGTACGCAATTGACGCTTGGGACACTCCTGCTGCCATTGAAGGAATGGAGAACGAGAGAACCATCCTCTGGTGGAAGAATCTCAATATGGAGGAGATCAAGAAGAAGTTCTTAGAGCTGCTCTCTCTAAAACAGCTTCAGCAGATCTGCCACCCAGTTCTTGGACGTTCAAGAGATGCACTTAAACTCTTCCAAGATGGATCTGTGGACCTTCTCTATCTAGATGGCAACCTCTCCAAAAAAGGTAGCTTGGAAGACGCCCAGCTCTACTACTCTAAAGTCAAAAAGGGCGGATATATCTGGCTCGACAATGCGGACTCTGAAAATAAGAAGCAGTCGATCGCATTCCTTATGAAGAATTGCAAATGGATTAAAGAGAGGTCGATTGGCATCAACTGCATCCTTTTTCAAAAAACACGAGAGAATCTGGCTCAAAATCTGGTCCATGAGCATGGCTATTGGATCGGGACGGATATCCTGCATGAACATCAATTTGATAGACCTCTTGCTGCAGCACTGGCTGAGTTTTTTAAAACAGAGCAAGCCACAAGTGTTGTCGACTTTGGGTGCGGAACGGGGGAGTATGTCGACCACTTCTTAAAAGAGAAGATCAACTGTGAAGGTTATGATGGCAACCCCGACAGCGCGAAGATCTCAAACGTGCCGGTGAAAGTCGTCGACTTAAGCCAGCCCTTTAACTTGGGCAGGCGCTTTGACTGGGTGCTCAGTATCGAAGTTGGAGAGCACCTGCCTAAACAGTTTGAGCGCACATTCATTGAAAATCTGCACCAGCATAACGCCAAGGGAGTCGTTCTCAGCTGGGCAGTCAAAGGCCAAGGAGGCTTTGGACATTTCAACGAGCAGGATAATAGCTACATCAAGTCGATCATGCTCGAGCAGGGCTACGAGAACGACCTGGAGGCTGAAGGAAAGCTAAGACAAGCCGCCAAGCTCCCCTGGTTCAAGAACACGCTCATGGTCTTTCGAAAAAAAAGTTAG